gggtttctctgtgcaacagcctgtctgtcctggaccttgctttgtagatcaggcaagcctgcctttgcctccgagtgctgggataaaaggtgtgtgccaccactgcccagctgaatttttatttttctatgaaaatatatacatatttttcaatttttaagtatatcagtgttttgtctgcatatacatatgtgcatgcctggtgcctgcagagtccagaagagggtaccatataccctagaactggagtcgcTAGTGAttgtaagccactgtgtgggtgctgggactgaacccaggttctctgtgagaacagcaagtgctcttaactgctgagctgtctgtccAGCACCACTccacaaaaaaatcacatttttttcattttgttttatgtagatAGATGTTTCTTgggacttattttttttcttcttctgcttctttgagacagggtttctctctgtagctttggagcctgtcctggaatgtataggtgttttgactgcatgtatatctgtggactacatgtgtgtgtgtaatacccagaggccagaaaagggcaacagttcctctaggactggagttacagagggttgtaagtcgtcatgtgggtgctgggaattgaaactaggacttctgaaagagcagccagtgttcttaactgctgagccatctctccagcccaagatacatgttttttattaaatgttataACTTTGATTAAAAAACACGCAATAAAAACTTCAGTAGCCTATGAGCTCCAATtcagtgagatactgtctcataAAAGAAGTCATATATTGACTTCTGCCCTcccctacatacatacatacatgaacatgtacacagatACATAAGAGACTCCCCAAGTAAAACACAGTTTGCCTACCAGCtattgaaatataattttgttaagaaaagtcatagtttggagctggagaggtgattCAGAGTGCATACTGATCTTGtagaggacacaagttcagttcccagcacttaggtcagccacctgtaactccatcccagggcatctgacaccctcttttagATTCTGCAGACAGGTGTACAAacccatatggacacacacacacacacacacatacacacacacacacacaaatacacataatttaaaataataaatcttttttgaaaaaagaaaaatattttgacttGAGGGGATGACTCAATGGTAGAACATATGTGTAGCATATACAAAgctcttgctttaaaaaaaaatcattcaattatacctataaaaattaaaacatagggctggagagatagctcagcggaagatctgagtttggttcccagcaaccacatggtggccttTGCAGGTCCTGCGTACatatagtatacatacatacagaattATATAGATATGTAAAAAACAAAGGTTATGACATTtcctttagtttatttttaaaaaatattatattacatgtatttattgtaAGCAAGTGAATGCATGCAGGTTCACTAACATGCCACAGCCCccgttgaggtcagaggacaacttgtgagagacAGTTCTCTCTCCAccacaggatttctctatgtaacaatcctggctgtcctagaactaactcactttgtagaccaggctggtctcgaactcacagagatccacctgcctctgcctcccaagcgctgggattaaaggtgtgtgccaccactgcctggcctatttAGTTGATTTTTGATACAGCATAGTGGTGTACTTTGGAGCCTGACCCAGAAAAGACTTTCACCTTACTACTGCCCATTCCTAAGTATTGTGAAGGCTACCAAGTGTGATTTGATGAGTTCTAGTTACCGCTCCAGGATGGGGCAGAGTGGGAGATGTGGACAAATGAGAAGGCTCTGCTCATCTATATTAAGACAAGctgtcttttcctcctccctccaccccttgtCTTTTCATCTGTGCGATCTCACTGTCCtgctcagactggcctccagTTACTAGGCTCAAAtgacctacctctgcttccccagttgTTGGGACCACAGATGTGTTATTGCCACTCAGCTTTGGACTAGTCGGAGGAAGTGGGACTCTTGAGATTCAGTTTTTGCCTAGAagtacaatcaaatgttttttgcTGGGACTCAGATCCTGGGCCTTACATTTGCTAGACACGCTGTCTGTGGCTGGACCCCACAAAGAcatgagttttttatttttatttttttgttaaaactttaggtttttattattttatgtgtatatgagtatttcacctgcatatacatctgtgtaccacatgtgtgtctggtacccaAGGAAGTAGTGagctgcagtgtgggtgctgggaattgaacccagtcctttatattttttgaagatttaattattatttttatcttaatgtgtatgagcattttgcctgcatgtgtgtgtgcacactatgTGCACGCCTAGTACCcaaggagggcagaagagggtgctgggccTCCTAGAATTGAGttaaggacagttgtgagccatcatgtactgagaactgaactccgctcttctacaagagcagcgtATGTGCTTTTATCTACCGAGCCATCCCAGCCCTGGACAGACATATCTTATGTCCAGGCTTGACTCAGGCTGCAGGACCAGAAGAGCACTACTGAAGCCAGGCTcgggacttttttaaaaaaattatttatttttattttatgtacattggtgttttgcctgcatgtatgtctgtgtgagggtatgggatctcctagaactggagttacagacagttatgagctgccatgtaggtgctgggaattgaacctgggtcctctggaagagccgtcagtgctcttaaccactgagtcatctctccagccccaggatttatttttttttgtgtgtgtgatttatttttttattatgtatgcagtgttctgcctgcatgtatgcctgcacaccagaagaggacatcgaatctcattgtagatggttgcaagccactatgtgtttgctgggaattgaactcaggacctctggaagatctcttaacctctgagacatctctcgaGCCCCATAGGGGTCAGgacttttaatgatttttagTAGTTGTCTTTATGAAGCTATAACCATATTCCATAAGTTTTGATTTGTTAGATTCGTAAGTAGTGATTTTCTTGTTCTAGTTTATGAAGAAATTGCTCCCAAACCTTTGCTggaaaaccttttaaaatgtcatatgGTGAACACACTGTACTTTCATCTACTTCATCCAAGTGCCATCAGCTTGGTTAATGTCCTgatcaaataaaaacatatatatgaaatatatgaaatCCTTTCTAATATTGGGTTTTAcgtctttggtttttttcaagacagggtttctgtgtgtagttttggtgcctgtcctggatttcgctctgtagatcaggctggccttgaactcacagagatccacctggctctgcctcctgagtgctgggatcaaaggtgtgagccaccactgcccagccggtTTTACGTCATTTTTATAAAAGTGTAATAAATTTCTTTCTGGAAATACAGAATAAGGAATTGAGTTTAATTTGTTCTTagctcagaaaatattttgattCTATTACTAAATaccaaaaatgattttttttattacctcTGTCACTAGGAATTCCAGATGATTAGGATTTTattatgtttctgttttctgaaattTGGTTTTCCCATTTGTAAATTTATCCAGTGTGACTGGAATGAAAGAACTGTCTTCATTTTCAGAACATTAGCTAAGTCATGGTAtccttttattcctttctttattattaataCCATCTGTTCTTCAATTTATACTCTATTTAGATTTTAAGAAGGGGAGGGTGTCTAGCaagtggctcagcaggtgaaggtgattgtcgccaagcctgatgacttgaattcaGTGCCCAGGAGCCATCTGGTGtagggagagaaccagctccccataggtatctctgacctccacatgtgcaccatggcgcacacacatatgcatacatacgtacacaaagttaaacaaatgtaaaattaaaaatcaaagaaacttaGTGGGAAAAACTAAACCCTTTCCAGGTTCTTCTAGCCctaaaaatttcttttaagtcCCTTCTAAAAACCAGTACTGATTGGTCTGATCCCTAGTGACTTCAGTGACTCTACCAGCGACCTTTGTTTAACTCAGCAGCAGTAGTCACTGCAGAGCCCCAAGTTAGAACTCACAGGGCTGCAGTGTGGCTCAGAAAGGAgcctttgtttgtgtgtttacatTAGAAAATGgggttttctttttccaatttgAGTTTACAGGATCTGCAAAACCACAATGAAAGTTCTATAGCATGGAGTCTTATGTTGAAATTTTGCCATCTGACTTCTTGGTTTTAAGTTTTAGACTGCATTCTCATGAATTCTAACCAAGAAAGAGGAAGTTGCTATCCTCCGTTTCTGGAGTTGAGAATGTTGAAGAGAGTCCCTCAAGATGGCAAGTCTGACTCTTGAGCCTGGTCACTGCTGTGTCTGATCAAGTGTTGCGTCCTTTGGCTGTGGCTGTCAGGCACTGATGGAAGGGGTATCGAGACATGAGGGCTGAAGGGTGTGTTTGCTTactaattttctgtttctctttcaccAGTGCTTCTTATAGTGGTGTCTGTCTGTACAGCTACTGGTGCCTGGAACTGGCTAATAGATCCTGAGACCCAAAAGgtagaaatttcattttaaaatctttagcaGATTAAATGAGATACTGGATGTAGTGATGCTAATTATGAAATACGATGCCAAGCTACCTGTGCCTGCTACTAATGACTTTAATTCTTAGATTAGCAACATGCTCCTGTTTTTCTTTCGCTTAAAGGAAAGCTCTAGCTGGTTGTTGTGGGTTGttattttgggacagggtttctcttgtgtagccctggctgtcctggaactcactctgtagaccaggctggtctcaaacttgcagagatccacctgccctacctctgcctcccaagtgctgggattaaaggtgtgtgccaccactgcctggttaagtaccagcttttaaaaattgtaattcaGTGAATTATCTATTAATACCTTTCTGCATCCCATAAAGCATTTGAGTTGCCAGGGGGGAAAAAGACAAATATAACTGGTTAACAGATTAGACCAGGTGGCCAGAATCAGGAAGGAAACCAAGTCACTGATTTCTAGGCCATGTACTCAGTGAAGTTGACAGAATTGAGTTATAAATTGATCTCTAAGTGACCCGATCCTAGGAGTCACAATTAATTCCATGTGTTTTCATTGTTATTGAAGAGAACACGTGTCCGCTCCTTGAGTTAGCAAAGCTCTCCTTTCTCTGCATTTGTCCTTCTACGTTTCTTTCCTGGAGTTTAATATCAGAACCCCAAGAGGTCTCCCACTGGGCCTGTGCAGGAGCTTCGCTCTACCACATGCAATATCGGATTTCATAATGTTAGCTCTGGAAGGATTATTTGATGAAAGCTGATCAAATGTTCCTGAAGTTTCCACCTCTTTCTCCTAGTGCCTTACTTTCAAGCTCAAtctttttttattagaaaatctgTAGTCTtgggtttttctttattttgttttttgtttgtttctttttttttttttccttcaagacagggtctcactttgtagccctggctgtcccgaaaCTTCCTgtatagaccaagctagcctcaaacttagagagatccatctgcttctgcctctacctctcaagtgttgagattctaggtgcacaccaccacacctggctataagTTCAGTGTTACAGTTTtcagaaatcataaaaataaaataggctccccccccctccccgagatatagccctggctgtcctggaactcactgtgtagaccaggctgtcctggaactcacatcaATCcgccttcctctacctcctgagttctgggattaaaggcatgtgccaccatagccTGGCTTAGGCTCTCCCTTTTGAAGTTATAATTAAGTAGTTACATCTGTAGAGTTATgttctactttttaaattatacagAAGGGGAAGCCTATTAATAAGGCTTTTGTCATCAATGTAGTTGGCAATTCAGACAGCCAGGAGGTTGTTAGATGGGAAAGGACAGGGAGCAGGGGAGGTCGGTGTTGAGTTTTGTTAGTAGGGGTTTATGGCAGACAGGAAACTCTCCTGTGAGTTCATTTATAAAATCTGATCTAAAGGCTGCACTTGGTACTCATCTGCAGGGGAGGGTGGAAGGAGGCTGGCAAGAAGATTAAAAAGTTGTATCTTGGGAAATGAGTCTACTTATAATTGAGAAAAATATAAGCTGATTTCAGCTAGTTGAGATCTTAATAAAACGTAGAATTAAATGTAATCGGAAATAGGCCCAAAACTATGTAGTTAATATGATTTTCTAAATTAGGTGAGAAGATAGCTGTTAGCCTTAGGGTTGGCTCTTTTACCTTCAGTATTTAATAACCCCAAACCTGATGAGAGTTCTACCCAgcaactgtgtctgaagcaggaGGTATGATATAAAAGCcagggagagccaggcagtggtggcggcgcacgactttaatcccagcactcaggaggcagctaggcagatctctgtgagttcgaggccagcctggtctacagagcaagatccaagacaggcttcaaagctacacagagaaaccctgtcttgaaaaaccaaaaaaaaaaaaaaaaaaaaaaaaattccagggagagaaagggtaTTGCAAACTCCTAAAAGAAGGAGGAAGCTGCTGTTTGGATGTCATTGGTTGTTGccatggagggagggaggctaaTACAACTGACctaattaaaatcaaaacaaaaccaggggTGTGGTGCAGTCCTGTAGTCTCGGCATCAAGGGAGACTGAACCAGGAGGTTTGAGTGACTGGTGCCCAGGCTGCATGGTAAGACATTGTTGCTAAATAACACcagaaaaataaccaacaactcTTAGAGTATGAAatatggggactggagagatgattcagtgggtaaagcgtttgctgtgtaagcatgagcaCCTGACGCAGCAGTCCAGTTCTGTAacccagtgggggtgggggggagaacgggggtggaggggtggggtgacAGAGAAGGATTCCAGAGCTTGCTGGTCAGTCAGTTCCgccaaccagtgagctccaggttcagtgagagaccatgtcctAAAAAGTAAGGTGGATGGTAAGAGAGGAACAAACGAATGCGCACATATAGTATGCACACATTTACAAATGAAATACAAAGTACTGTATGTGCTAACATTGTATAGACACAGAGCCATCTGGTAGGAATCAAGCCTCAGGTTTTCAGCCAGACATGGtagcgtacacctttaatcccagcacttgggaggcagaggcagtagggtctctgagtttgaggccagcctggtctacagagcaagttctgggataGCCAAGGATACATAGAAAATCCttcctccaaaaacaaacaaaaaactctcagATTTccttaaattatatatgtgtgtgtgtgtgtgtgtgtgtgtgtgtgtgtgtgtgtgtgtgtgtgtttgccactcttgtggaggtcagaagacacttTGGGGGAATTGgctttcttcttctaccatgtgggtcctggggattgaactcaggttatcaggcttggtggcaagtacctttacctatcAACAATCCTGCTGGCCAGTAAACCTCAGAGGTTGTAAAAAAGTAGTTCTTCAGAGGCAGCCGTGGTGGCTTATGCCTATGTTGccctacttgggaggctgaagcacaGGATGGCTGTGTTCTAGGCTGCCATGGTTACAGTGGAAGTACCAGGTCAGCAGGGGCTCcatagcaaggccctgtctcactaaacagaaggaaaaggaagtccTCTGCAGCAGTAGTTTGTCTTTGGCGTCACCTAAGCCTTGGTCTTCATTTGGCTGTGTTGACTCATACACCTAGTGCATTTCTTTgtcttgtatgtgtgtttagctCTTGTCTTAAACCCTGAGAATCTCCTGTGGGGAGAGTGCTCTGCTACTTTTGAgtgtttcttctctgttcttAGCAGTCCATTCACTTTGTTGTGCTAGACACTCTACATGTTTATCTTTTCACTTTGTTATGTTTCAGTTTCCAAGCCTTCTGCATTTGTGCCCTCTCTTGTTCCACATGTGGATCCTGGACTCCTGTTCCTCTACATAGTCTTAGAATTGTGTGTTTTCAACTTCTCTATGGTCTTTTCATTATGCCCAGATCTGAATGAAGCCCCTttgcgctcgctctctctctctctctctctctctctctctctctctctctctctctctctctagttcttTACAGATTCCTACTAACCAGTTTTCCCTGCTTCAGTGTCCTGTGACCACTGAAGTCTTAGTAGCttcaaaaacaacttttaaaaatttcatatttttctacttcattatttttcaagTAGCTTCAGAACAGCTTTATGTAAAACAATTCAAATAAACTTCATTTACTTCAAGCAAAGTCGATGGAGGAGCTGTAGAAACTAAGCTAATAGGGAAGGCGATGTATGTGTGGAGTGTGGGGCAGGAGATAAAGATTATTTTGGGACCTGGTTATGAATGACAGAGCTGGCCCAGCTCTCTTAAGGtagcttttaatttttcaagacagtctatGCAGCTATTccagaactccctatgtagatcaggctggccctgaactcacaaagatctacttgcctctacctcctgagtgttgaaattaaaggtgtgtaccaccaccaccaccaccacccccccaccaccacccccacccccacccccaccccagccgtGAGGAAGCCTTTTGACAGAGAGGTAATTAAATCAAATTCAATCTGTGTTttcacctttagtcccagcagaggcgggcagatctttgagtttgaggttagcctggtctacagagtgggttccaggacagccaggactaagcagagaaaccctatggggtggggtggggtgggggatgagagggtggggggagtgagagatggggagaggggagaaagagactAAAGGTCCCATCTTCAGTCACTGAACAGAAAGATCAGGGTTTTTGGTGGGGTGGTTTTCTGATTATAGGAATGAATTTGAAATGGTCTAGTGTTTGGCATGGATGACATACACTCTATGTTATCTTGCCATACAAAGAAGATACAGCCTGTGCTTTATGTTCACGGCACAGCAGTAAAGAGAACTGGAGTGGTTGGAGTCTTCACATCCTTGTAGTTTAGATGGTAAACATTATACATTTCTGTGTAGGGTCCTAAGATTTTGACATCTCACACTTTTCTTTTACAGGTGTCCTTCTTCACGTCATTATGGAATCATCCATTTTTCACAATTAGCTGTATAACTCTAATAGGCTTGTTCTTTGCGGGCATACACAAAAGAGTAGTCGCACCATCAATGTATCCTTTACCAGGAGTTGAATTTTGTTCTCTGAACTAAGCTGAAGAACTTCTCTTATCTAAGTGGCTGTTAGAAGCTGTGTTAATCACATTCCACCCCAGTGACAAAATACCTGGGCAGATTTGTCTTGGCTCCTGATTTGAGAGGTTCCAGTCCAGGACTGACTGAAAACTCCATTGTGTTTTGGCCATGGTAAGGCAGATGTCATAGCCAGGAGTGTGGGGTAAAACAACCCCATGGTGGCAGGAAACAGAGTGAAGGGTTCAGTAACAAAATATGCCTTTCAAAGTCACCCCCTTGGTGACCTACATCCTCTGACTAGGCCCCACCCCCTTAGCAATGAATGTATCAGTGGATTTATTTTTGATGAAGTTTGTCCCTTTGCTACTCTACATGCCAAtggctggggaccaagcctttaacacatgagcTTTTGGGGGTAACATTTCTTGTCGGAACCATAACAGAAGCTTGCTTTGCATTGGCGATTTTCCTTTGACCACATTGATTCAGCATAGCTGCTCGATGTCGAACTGTATTATCAGAATACAATATGTCTTGTGATGATGTAAGTATTTTTTCATTAGAATATACCCGTAGCCAGGTATGATAGTTGACATCTATAATCTCTGCCCctgggaggcaagaggattacttcaagttcaaggccactctgatctacatagtgagaccctgtttcaaaataacagaaatgctGAGGGAGTACTGACATGTTTAGTTTTAGGAAACAGACTTTTGGGTCATgtgggtcaggcatggtggcatacacctgtaatctccaTACATGGAACTGAGGCAAGAATGTGAAGCCAAGgttggagtgtagctcagtgcttGTTTAACATGTGTGAAGCCTTGGTTTGATCTCtaacaccacataaaaccaggcatgatggtggacacctgtaatcccagcacatgggaggtggaaacaggaagatcagaattCAAGGCTCTCCTTAGCTAtatacaagtttgaggctagtctgtaGATAAAAATGCTgtccttaaaacaaaaaacaaacaagcaaacaaaaagaagcagtaaaggagttaaggccagcctgagctccatagCGGTACCTTAGCTGAACAAAACAAGGTTCTACCTGAAACCGTTCAGTCAGGCTTGTTGGTATACACCTTTaaccttagcact
This sequence is a window from Peromyscus eremicus chromosome 5, PerEre_H2_v1, whole genome shotgun sequence. Protein-coding genes within it:
- the Cnep1r1 gene encoding nuclear envelope phosphatase-regulatory subunit 1; the encoded protein is MNSLEQAEDLKAFERRLTEYIHCLQPATGRWRMLLIVVSVCTATGAWNWLIDPETQKVSFFTSLWNHPFFTISCITLIGLFFAGIHKRVVAPSIIAARCRTVLSEYNMSCDDTGKLILKPRPHVQ